CAGCGGGCGCCGTGGGCAGCGCCCTGTCGGGCGAGTATGGTTCGCTAACCCTCACTGCCGGCGGCGGCTACACCTATGTCCTGCGCAACAGCAGCGCGGCGGTGCAAAACCTGATGGCCGGTGAAACGGGCCTGGACGTGTTCACCTACACCGTCAGTGACGGCAAAGGCGGCTTCGATACGGCCACTCTCACCATTTCGGTCAAGGGCAGCATGGACCAGACGGCCAAGGCAGCCGAGATCACCGCTCTGCCCAATGCGGCCAACGGACTGACCGGTGCGTACTACGGCTACAACGAAACCAGCACCACCAGTGGCCGGATCCACAGCGATGATGGCACTGCCAGGTTCGGCAACCATGGCGTTGCCGGCAATCTCAACTCCGTGGAGGACCTGTACACGATCATCAACGGTCGCAACGTGGCCGCCGGTGGCTTGTCCAATATCGCCGGGTCGGCCGATTCGGCCATCGCCAGCTCGGCCGACGTGACCTTCCTGGCACGCACCCTTGCCTACGGCATCTCACCTACCGTCACCACCGCCCTTGGCAACAACAGCGCCGTGGCAGCCGGTGGTACGCTGCCAGCCGGCGACGGCACCTCGGGCCGTAGCTTGGCCAACTTCCTGAACGAAGACAGCGCCACAGGCAGAGTGCAAACAGGTGCGAGCAACGGCACGGGCAGCTCGGGCCTCGGTGTGACGACCGACGCGGCCATCCGCATGAGCGGCATGTTCTACGTGCAGCCAGGCTTCTATGACTTCCGGGTCTATGCCGACGACGGCTTCCGCCTCAACGTGGCCGGCCAGACGCTGATTGAATTCGACGGCAACCAGGCACCGACCACCCGCGTCTTCAAGAACGTCCAGCTCAAGAACGACGAAGGCGGCCTGCAGGACATCGAACTGCTGTACTGGGAACAAGGCGGCAACGCAGTGCTGCGGATCGAGTATCGCCCAAGCGATTCGACCGGGCCGTTCCAGACACTGTCGCTGTCGAACCTGGCCATGTTCTCCAAGGAAGCCGCGCCGACGCTCGACGACCCGCAGATCCAGGACCTGGTCTACGACAGCAACGCCAGGACCTGGCAGTTGCGCACGGGCTCACGGCTCGATGGCGACGACGTCGGCAATACCCTCACCGGCGGTGCCGGCCGCGATCTTCTGATGGGTAACGGTGGCAATGACGTTCTCTATGGCCTCGGCGGCGCGGACCGGCTCGATGGTGGCGCCGGCGACGACATTCTCGAAGGCGGCGATGGCAACGATCTCCTTATCGGCGGTACCGGTGCCGACACCCTGCGCGGCGGGGCAGGCGACGATATCTATATTATTTCCGACAATTTTGACAGTGTGGTCGAATACGCCGGGGCCGGCAGCGACACCATCGTCATCGATGCCAGTTTCACCAGCGGCACGCTCACCCTGTCGGCCAATATCGAACACGCTTCTGTACAGGGAACCGGAACGATCAACCTGACCGGCAATGCACTGGACAACCGCCTGGAGGGCAATGCGGGCGCCAATACTCTCAACGGTGGCGACGGCAATGACTATCTGATCGGGGGCGGCGGCAACGATACCCTGATCGGTGGCGCCGGTTCCGATATCTTTGCCTGGCGCCTGGCCGACAGGGGCACCGTCGGAGCCGCCGCGTCGGACACCATCACCGGTTTCGAGTACAACGGCGGCTACAGCACCATCGAGTCGACAACGGCCGGCGTGGCGCGCGGTGGCGGCGATGTACTGGACCTGCGCGACCTGCTGCAGGGCGAGCGCACCAGCGCGGGCGATGCCAACGGCACCGCGGCGAACGTCGAGATTTCAAACCTGCTCAATTACATCCACGTAGAGGTGGTCAACGGCAGCACGGTGCTGCACATTAGCGCCAACGGTGGCTTGACCAACACCACAGGCGGTACCGGCGCGGACCAGACCATCACGCTCTCGAACGTCAATCTGTACACCGCAACGGCCATCACCGCGGGCGACGAAACCAGTCTGCTGAAAATGCTGATCAAGATGGGAACGCTGCGGGTCGACTAACACTGGCAGGAAGGGGATGGCCGGTGTCCTCGGGGTCTGCGTGCAAGCGCAGACCCCTTTTTTTTCGATACGCGAAGGCTCGGCGCGTTGGCGGCGTGGGGCCGGCGCAGCCAATGTGCTCAAGCGGCCGCGCCGGGCGGCCTGCCAGGTTAAAGGACGGGACCGTCCTGGTTGATGCGGGTTGCCGTATCGGGTACCGCCGGACCGGTGGCGCCGTCGAAGCCGAGCGGGCCGATCGCCGCCAGCTCCGCCACTTCCGTCACACCCTCGGCGTATACCTGCAAGCCCATCTTGTGGGCGATACCGGCCAGGCCCTTGAGGAAGATCTGGTTGCCGCCGTTGGCATTGACGCCGCGGACAAAACTGCCATCAACCTTCACGTAATGCAGGGCCATGTCGTGGAACAGGCCAATCTGGTTGAACTGGCGGCCGAAATGCTCGATGCCGACCTTGCATCCGCCCTGGTGCATGGCGTCGCAGAACACGCGGAATGCGTCAAGATGGGCAAAGACTCCACTTTCCGGCACTTCCAGCCACAGGCGCCGGGCGGCGTCGGGACGCTCGGCAATGAGTTCGAGCATCTGCTGGCGGAAGCCGCTGTCCTGGATCGAGCGCGCCGACAGGTTCACCGCCAGGCCGGGCAAGCTGCCATCGCGCCCGAGTTCATCGAGACCGAGCGACACCGCCACCAGGTCCAGGCGCGCGGTCAGCCCGAGGCGCTCGGCAATGGGCAGGAAGCGCGCGGCAGGGAACCATTCGCCGCCAAACATCAGCCGCAGCGCCGATTCGCGGTGCACCACCATGCCTGCGCTGTCGACCACGGGAAACGACGCCATGCGCACCCAGCGCTGTTCCAGGCTGCGCAAAATCAGCCTGGCCCATTCGTCAGCGCTGCGCGGCGCTTCGGCGATATTGAGCGGCAGCTCTTCACGCACGGCGCTCACGCCCTGCGCTTCAGCGCCGGCCAGCGCGGTGTCGACCACGGACAGCACGGCGCCTACATTGTGCCCAACCTGCAGCTTGCCCATGCCGATGAACACGGCCGCTTCGCTGCCGGTGCGTTCGGTAACCAGTGCGGTCACGGCATCAAGCAGCTGACGGGCCACCGTTTGCGGCTCGCCCGCGCGCAGCACCAGCGCAAAATCACTGCCATTGAGACGGGCAGCGAAGCTGCCAGGATGCTGCTGGGCCGGGCCATCGACCAGTGCGCCGATGGCGGCGAGCATGGCGTCGGTGCGCTGGTGGCCCAGCTGCCGATTCCAGTCCGCCAGACGGGCCAGGCGCAGCAGCATCAGGCTGCCTTCGCCGCCGTCTTCCACCATCAGCGCTTCACGCAGCTGCTCCATGAAGTGGTGGCGGTTGGCCAGCCCGGTCAGGGCATCGGTGTTGGCGTCTCGCCGGATCGCCTCCAGCCGGTCGGCTTCGTCGGCAAACATGGACTTGAGCAGCACCACGGTGGAATTCATGGCACTGGTAAGCTGGCGCAGCTCCGGGACATTGGACTCCGGCGTGGTGACGAAACGGCGCTCGGCAATGGCGCGCGCCTGGGCCACCACGGCATCGAGCGGCGCCTTGAGACGGCGCAGGATCAAGGTAGCCAGGTAGCCGGCAATCAGTCCGGCAAAGGCCAGCACGCCAATCATCTGCAGTGTCGAACGCCACAGCGCGTCGTAGGCAAACTGGCTGCGGCTGACGATGACGAGTGTGCCTACCTGCTTCCAGCCGTTCGAGACGCGCGCCACACCGGGCGAGGCCTTGATTGGCAGGAGCGCCGTGAACCATTCGGGCGCGCTGCCGGCCGATGGCACCGCGCGCTTGTTGACCAGCTCCCGGTCACGCGGATCGTACAGGATGATGGAATCGTAATGCCCGCTGTCGAACAGCGCGGCGATGGCCAGTTCCAGTTCCAGCGGGTCGCTGCCGCGCGCGCCCAGGGCCTGGGCCAGCACGTTGGCATTGTCTATGTTTTTCAGTTCGAGCTGCGTCTGAAGATAGGAGCGCGCGCTCAGCGTGGTGGCCAGCAGCCCTCCGGCCAGCGCCAGCAGCGTGCCGAGGATCAGAGCAGACCAGAGTTGGCGATACATCGACATGACATGTCCTTACCAATGAGTGGTGTCTAGTTAGTTGAAGCCTTCGCGCTTTGCGCGCAGCAGCAGGTCTTGCCAGGCCGAGAGCCGTTCCGGACCGCCCGAGGCCTGGCCGCCTGCCGCCACGCCCACAAATACGCCCTGGCGGTTGAAACTGAAAACCGGCGCGAGGTCGGGGCGCCGTTGTGCGGGTCGAATATCCGTGATCAGGTTGTCGAGGATGAGCGGATCGGATTCCGGTGTCGGGTAATACGCCAGCACCATATGCGCTTGCTGCACGGCGCTGCCAGGTCCGCCCAGCCGCGCGCGCACGTAAATCAGGCGCAGCTGATTGTCCGGTATGTCCAGGTCAAGCAGCGAAAAATACTTGGCAATAACGAAATCTTCGCAGTCGCCCCTCCCCTTGCCCATGGTTTCCGCCGGCGCCGACCAGTAGTCCGAGCGGCCCCAGATGCCCTGGTCGTCGCCAAACTCGATGCGCCGGTTGAAAAACTCATTGACGCGCTTGAGCTTTTGCTCGGGCGTCGCGTTCTTCATTTCTCCGAGCATGTTCACCCAGTCACGCATTACCGGCCCACTTACTTGCAAGCGCTGCAAGTCCAGCGCGGGCGCTGATGCGGCAACACAGATGGCGGCAAAAAACAACAGTGCGAGCCGGCGCCGGCCTGCCCGCACAGGGGCAAGATCAGCAATAGTACAGGGCGGGCGCGGGGAAAAGATCAAAGCTGCTCGTCAAAAATGAGACACCTCGATGAAGTGTATCAGAGTAATATTTTTTGGCCTCAAGCAAATGATTCAAAAGAGTATTACAATGCATCAAATCGCAAAACGACCCCAAACCCTGGTTCATATTGTTGCGCGGGAGCAAATACCTCCCGATACTTGTTGATATGAAATAAGCAGCATGTTTGTCTACGCGTTCGCGCGTGCTGCTGTTGCATGCACTTTTGCATGATCTTAACGCGCAAATTATCAGGCCGTCGCCACGGCTGACCAGGACAATATCGTGATGAAGTTGAAACATACTTGCGCCGCACTCGCTCTCGCCTTTGCCCCCCTGCTGGCGCTTGGCCAGCCCCAGACCCTGCACCAGGTCGCCCAGCAGGCACTGGTGTCGAACCCCGAGGTGCTGGCGCGCTGGCACGCGTTCGAAGCGGCTGGCCATGAGCGCGCCGCCAGCGCCGGCGGCTACCTGCCGCGCCTGGACCTCACGGCAGGCGCCGGCCGCGACGATATCCGCGATCCCCTCAAGACCAATGACCTGAGCCGCAATGCCAGCTCGCTCACCCTCACGCAAATGCTATGGGATGGCGCGCTGACGTACAACGATGTCAGGCGTCTGGACCACACCCGCATGGCGCGCCTGTACGAACTGTATGACGTGTCCGAGACCGTGGTGCTGGATGTGGTACGCAGCTACGCCGACGTGCTTCGTTACCGCAAGCTGGTGGAACTGGCCGAGGAAAACTACGTCCGCCACCAGGCAGTGTTCATGCAGATCCAGAAGAAGACCCAGGCCGGCGTAAGCCGCCGCGTGGACCTGGAACAGATCGCCGGTCGCCTGGCACTGGCCGAATCCAACCTGCTGCAGGAGACGGCCAACCTGCATGATGTCTCGGCCCGCTTCCAGCGCCTGGTAGGCGTGGTGCCGTCGCCTGCGATGCAGCCCCTGGCACTGTTGGACAAGGACCTGCCGCCGACCATGGCGCAGGCGCTTGGCACCGCCCTGCGCGCCCACCCTTCGCTACAAGCGTCAGTGGAAAACGTGCGCGCCAACGAAAAGGCGGCCCGCCTGCGGCGCGCCACTTACCAGCCGCGCGTAGACCTGCGCATGCGCTCGGACAATGGCAGCAACCTCAATGGCCTGCCCGGCTCGTCCTCGAACAAGGCGCTTGAAGTGCAGCTGTCGTGGAACCTGTTCAATGGCTTTTCCGACGTGTCGCGCGTGCGCCAGCAGGCGGACCTGATCAACGTGGCGCGCGACCAGCGCGATAAGGCCTGCCGCGACGTGCGCCAGACCCTGTCGATTGCCTACAACGACACCACCAAGCTCACCGAGCAGCTGGCCTACCTGGACCAGCACCAGCTGTCGATTGAAAAGGCGCGCGACGCGTACCGCAAGCAGTTCGATATCGGCCAGCGCTCGCTGCTCGACTTGCTCGATTCGGAAAATGAGTTGTTCCAGTCGCGCCGCTCGTACGCCAACGCGGAATTCGACCGCCTGTTCGCGTTTGCCCGCGCCCACGCCGGCATGGGCACGCTGTACCAGGCGCTCGGCCTGGCGCGCCGCCAGCCTGCCAGCCTGCCGGCCGTGGCGGACAAGAACGATGGCGAAAACATCGCCAGCAACTGCCCGGTTGAGGCGCCGCCGGTCTACACCATTGACAAGGAAAAGCTCAATGCCCGCGCGCGCGAATACGTCTTCGAATCGGCCAGCGCACCAGCGCCGGCCCCGGCAACCCTGCTCACGCCTGCGCTGATGCCGGCACCCGCGGCGCCTGCCGTGGTGGCGCCGAAACAGGACGCGGCACCGGCCAGGCCGGCGCGCAAGGCCCGCACTCCGGCCAGGACGGCACCGGCGCCGGACCAGTTCAAGCTGTCGGAAGAAAGTTAGCGCGAAGCCAGCAGGCGTGCAAGCAGCGCCTCTGGATCACTCTCGACCATCATCAGGTCGCGATGCTGGGCTCGGATGAAGCCTTCCGATGCAGCGTGCGCGATGAACTGCGCCAGCTGGTCATAGAAGCCGGCCACATTGAGCACGCCAATCGGCTTGGCGTGAATCTCCAGCTGCGACCAAGTAAGCATTTCAAACAGTTCTTCCAGCGTCCCCATCCCGCCGGGCATGGCCACGAAGCCGTCCGCCAGTTCGGCCATCATGGCTTTACGCTCGTGCATGTTGCGAACGACGAAAAGCTCGGTCAGGCCGGCATGGGCCAGCTCGCGGTCGACCAGCTGCTGCGGGATCACGCCGATCACTCGCCCACCCGCGGCCAGCGCAGCATCTGCAATCACGCCCATCAGGCCCACATGGCCGCCGCCGTAGACCACGGTCATGCCGCGCTGCGCCAGCAGCCGCCCAAGTGCACGCGCAGCCGCCGCGTACACCGGATCGGTGCCGGGATTGGCACCGCAATACACTGCAAT
This region of Massilia sp. PAMC28688 genomic DNA includes:
- a CDS encoding TIGR00730 family Rossman fold protein, which encodes MKSIAVYCGANPGTDPVYAAAARALGRLLAQRGMTVVYGGGHVGLMGVIADAALAAGGRVIGVIPQQLVDRELAHAGLTELFVVRNMHERKAMMAELADGFVAMPGGMGTLEELFEMLTWSQLEIHAKPIGVLNVAGFYDQLAQFIAHAASEGFIRAQHRDLMMVESDPEALLARLLASR
- a CDS encoding transglutaminase-like cysteine peptidase, with amino-acid sequence MKNATPEQKLKRVNEFFNRRIEFGDDQGIWGRSDYWSAPAETMGKGRGDCEDFVIAKYFSLLDLDIPDNQLRLIYVRARLGGPGSAVQQAHMVLAYYPTPESDPLILDNLITDIRPAQRRPDLAPVFSFNRQGVFVGVAAGGQASGGPERLSAWQDLLLRAKREGFN
- a CDS encoding TolC family outer membrane protein, giving the protein MKLKHTCAALALAFAPLLALGQPQTLHQVAQQALVSNPEVLARWHAFEAAGHERAASAGGYLPRLDLTAGAGRDDIRDPLKTNDLSRNASSLTLTQMLWDGALTYNDVRRLDHTRMARLYELYDVSETVVLDVVRSYADVLRYRKLVELAEENYVRHQAVFMQIQKKTQAGVSRRVDLEQIAGRLALAESNLLQETANLHDVSARFQRLVGVVPSPAMQPLALLDKDLPPTMAQALGTALRAHPSLQASVENVRANEKAARLRRATYQPRVDLRMRSDNGSNLNGLPGSSSNKALEVQLSWNLFNGFSDVSRVRQQADLINVARDQRDKACRDVRQTLSIAYNDTTKLTEQLAYLDQHQLSIEKARDAYRKQFDIGQRSLLDLLDSENELFQSRRSYANAEFDRLFAFARAHAGMGTLYQALGLARRQPASLPAVADKNDGENIASNCPVEAPPVYTIDKEKLNARAREYVFESASAPAPAPATLLTPALMPAPAAPAVVAPKQDAAPARPARKARTPARTAPAPDQFKLSEES
- a CDS encoding EAL domain-containing protein, which produces MSMYRQLWSALILGTLLALAGGLLATTLSARSYLQTQLELKNIDNANVLAQALGARGSDPLELELAIAALFDSGHYDSIILYDPRDRELVNKRAVPSAGSAPEWFTALLPIKASPGVARVSNGWKQVGTLVIVSRSQFAYDALWRSTLQMIGVLAFAGLIAGYLATLILRRLKAPLDAVVAQARAIAERRFVTTPESNVPELRQLTSAMNSTVVLLKSMFADEADRLEAIRRDANTDALTGLANRHHFMEQLREALMVEDGGEGSLMLLRLARLADWNRQLGHQRTDAMLAAIGALVDGPAQQHPGSFAARLNGSDFALVLRAGEPQTVARQLLDAVTALVTERTGSEAAVFIGMGKLQVGHNVGAVLSVVDTALAGAEAQGVSAVREELPLNIAEAPRSADEWARLILRSLEQRWVRMASFPVVDSAGMVVHRESALRLMFGGEWFPAARFLPIAERLGLTARLDLVAVSLGLDELGRDGSLPGLAVNLSARSIQDSGFRQQMLELIAERPDAARRLWLEVPESGVFAHLDAFRVFCDAMHQGGCKVGIEHFGRQFNQIGLFHDMALHYVKVDGSFVRGVNANGGNQIFLKGLAGIAHKMGLQVYAEGVTEVAELAAIGPLGFDGATGPAVPDTATRINQDGPVL